GTTATGCCCGGCCATCATTGCTTCGGCAGGCAAACAGGTACCTGACAAAGTGCAAATTAACATTCGAGGAATTGCTTTCTCAACTGCAACCGGATAGTGCGATCGTTTTTGACCTGATTGAAGAAATGACGGTCAACTACTCCGAAATGTTCAGGGACCCGGAGTTTTTTATTCGGATTCAAGGCGAGGTGTTTACGTATCTGGAATCTTACCCTGCCCCCCGTTTCTGGGTAGCGGGATGCGCTTCCGGTGAAGAAGCTTTTTCGCTGGCTATCCTGCTGAAAGAATCGGGCTATCTCGACAGGTCATTGATTTACGCCACTGATTTAAACAATAAAGTACTCACAGCAGCGAGGGACGGCGTTTTTACATTGGGTAGTGTGCGTACTTTCTCTGAAAACTATTTACTGGCAAATGGTAAGAATTCCTTGTCAGATTATTATCACGTTTCCTATAATAAGGCTGTAATATCCCCTGATGTACGCAAGAATATCGTTTTTTCCTTACACGATCTCTCGGGAGACGGGGTCTTCAATGAATTTCAGTTTATTAGTTGCCGGAATGTGATGATTTATTTTACACTGGAATTAAGGCAGCGTGTATTCAGATTGCTATATGAAAGCCTCAGTATGCTCGGCTTTCTTTGTCTGGGAAAAAGAGAAACGCTGCGGTACTCGGGTATCGAGCAGAATTTCAGGGTAGTTGATAGTGTTCTAAACATTTATCAAAAAATAAAATGAGTGGAATTGCAATGCCTGTGCCGCTTAGTCTGATGCTTTTCGGAGGGTCTTCGGGGAGTATGGGCCTGTTTGAGGAGGTTTTGAAGCTGGTTAAATACCCGCCCGGGTGCGCACTTATATTTGTATTGCATCGCGGGAAGTCCAGTACTGCTCATTTTCCGGAGTTGTTCAGGAATAAAACGGACATTTTCATGAGCGAACCAAATCATCTTGACGAAATAAAACCCAATTGCATTTATTTCGCGCTGCCTGATTACCATTTGCTGATAGGTCCCGATCACCGTTTTTATTATGATCTTTCGGACAAGGACTTTTTTTCGAGACCGTCTATTGATGCCACTTTCAGCTCTGCGGCTGTCTCGGGTATTCCGGTCAGAGCTGCGTTGCTTTTTTCTGGTTCCAGCCGCGATGGCGCTTTTGGATTGCGTTTGCTAGCGGAAAAGGGTTTTACCACTTATGTGCTCGACCCGGCCGAAGCCGGCTCTGCAAGAATGCCCCACGAAGCGTTAAAGCTTTACGACGGTCACCAGATCATCAGGCGGCAGAATTTTACCATAACTATCAACGATATTTTATATTCAAAAGGAGTGTAGCCATGGAAAATACCAAAATACTGCTGCTTGATGACCGGGAAGAAAACCTGGTCTCACTCAAAGCAATCCTGAACAGGGCTGATATTGAAATTTATGCAACAACTTCTCCAAACGAAGCTTTAAGGATTGTTTGGGAAAATGACATTGCGGTTGCATTGGTTGACGTGCAAATGCCGGGGATGGATGGTTTTGAATTTGCAGAAACACTACTCTCCAATCCGAAAACAAAGGAGATCCTGATCGTGTTCGTTACCGCAATCTCAAAAGAGACGACTTATGCAGTCCGCGGACTTAAAACTGGCGCGATAGACTACCTCTACAAACCGCTCGATCCATTCATTACCAATGCGAAAGTCGATTCGCTGATCAGGCTGGCCAGAAGTCAGAAAGAAATCAGGGATAAAAATAAGCTGCTTGAAAATTACGCTACGATCATCATCAATTCCCCCGACATCATTGCTACCCTTGAAGCGGATTCTGGGAAAATTTTCTCCATCAATCCGTCTGTTGAAACGATTCTTGGTATTTCGCCCAGTGGTCTTATAGGTGTATCGATACTCGATCTATTGGTAGATCCGATCAACTCATCTCTTCGGGATGTTTTGGTCAACAAAACCTACCTGGGGGGACATACTATGGTGATCGAGGATCAGTTTTACGGACTGTTGCGGCAACCTGTCTGGCTGGAACTACGGATTATGTTCAAAAACAGATTGTTGTTTGTCAACCTGCACGATATAGAAAAGCGTAAAGCCCACGAGAGGGCACTGATAAACGCACAGCAGCAGGCCGACAAAGCGCGGAAGGGAAAAGAGGCCTTTCTGGCTAATATGAGCCACGAAATACGGACACCGCTAAACGGTATTATTGGTCTGGGCAACCTCCTGGCTGCTACCGAAATGACCCCGGGTCAGAAGGAACTGATCGATATGCTGAGACAGTCGTCAGGCTCTCTGTTAAATATACTGAACGATATTCTGGACATCTCTAAAATTGATGAAGGAAAGTTCTCAGTTATTCCGACGTCAACAGACCTGCGAGCGATTGCAAAAGGGATCATTGACCTGATGACATTCAAAGCGGAGGAGAAAAAGCTTCGCCTGCAATTCCAGGTAGACAATTCGGTTCCTGAATGCGTGATGGTAGACGGAATGAGATTGAACCAGATCCTGCTTAATCTCGTAGGAAATGCACTTAAATTCACTGAGAAAGGAGAGGTGAGGCTCAAAATGGATTACCTGGCGAAAGTCAGCTCCGGGCACAAGATCAGGTTTATGGTGGAAGATACGGGCATCGGAATGTCAGGTGAGCAGTTGGCTAATATTTTCTCGGAATATGGACAGGCCTCCGAGAACACATCACATCAGTATGGCGGCACAGGACTTGGGCTGACGATCTCACAGAAACTGGCGCGTTTAATGGGCAGCGAACTGGAAGTGAACAGTCGGCTTAATGACGGCAGCCAGTTCTTCTTCACTATGATCCTGAATGACGCAAATCAAAAAAGTAAGGAAGCTAGGGTGTCGATCTCTTTTCATAACCTGCCTCCGTTTTCCGGAAAAAAAGTGCTTGTAGCGGAAGACAACCCGATCAATGCGCTATTATTAAAAAAATACCTGAAAGCGTGGCAGCTAGAAACAACCGTGGTAGTTAATGGGAGGGAAGCGGTGGAAACGCTCAGACAGCAGCTTTTTGACCTGGTGATTATGGACACCAGAATGCCGGAGATGGACGGTTTCCAGGCTGCGTGGGTCGCAAGGAATGATCTGAAAATTACAACGCCTATATTGTCACTGTCAGCAACCGTTCTGCCCGAGGAAATCCAGCAAGCGTACGAGGCAGGTATGAACGACACACTTTCGAAACCTTTCGAACCAGAAAAGCTGCATCAAAAGATTAGCCTGCTATTGCAGGAACCTGCTTGACAACCATTTTGCCACGATTTGTTTCCCGTATTCGTAATGATTAATTGTGGGAATTCGTTTAACAGTTGTAATTAAAATGTTTCAAGCCAGCAAAATGAGAAATATCAGAAACAGTGCAAGTTTATTGCTGTTAGTAACCCTTTTTGGATGCAGTTCGTCCAAGACAATGACTTATGAATCGAAGTGGAATGCTCCTTTTTCGTACGTGGACGGTGTTAAGCCGGATCAGCAGGACCAGCGGTCGAGGTTAAGGTATGGAATAATCAATGACGAC
This Dyadobacter sp. UC 10 DNA region includes the following protein-coding sequences:
- a CDS encoding CheR family methyltransferase, yielding MVLIEYAHLEILITQIREASGFDFSGYARPSLLRQANRYLTKCKLTFEELLSQLQPDSAIVFDLIEEMTVNYSEMFRDPEFFIRIQGEVFTYLESYPAPRFWVAGCASGEEAFSLAILLKESGYLDRSLIYATDLNNKVLTAARDGVFTLGSVRTFSENYLLANGKNSLSDYYHVSYNKAVISPDVRKNIVFSLHDLSGDGVFNEFQFISCRNVMIYFTLELRQRVFRLLYESLSMLGFLCLGKRETLRYSGIEQNFRVVDSVLNIYQKIK
- a CDS encoding chemotaxis protein CheB; translation: MSGIAMPVPLSLMLFGGSSGSMGLFEEVLKLVKYPPGCALIFVLHRGKSSTAHFPELFRNKTDIFMSEPNHLDEIKPNCIYFALPDYHLLIGPDHRFYYDLSDKDFFSRPSIDATFSSAAVSGIPVRAALLFSGSSRDGAFGLRLLAEKGFTTYVLDPAEAGSARMPHEALKLYDGHQIIRRQNFTITINDILYSKGV
- a CDS encoding response regulator; amino-acid sequence: MENTKILLLDDREENLVSLKAILNRADIEIYATTSPNEALRIVWENDIAVALVDVQMPGMDGFEFAETLLSNPKTKEILIVFVTAISKETTYAVRGLKTGAIDYLYKPLDPFITNAKVDSLIRLARSQKEIRDKNKLLENYATIIINSPDIIATLEADSGKIFSINPSVETILGISPSGLIGVSILDLLVDPINSSLRDVLVNKTYLGGHTMVIEDQFYGLLRQPVWLELRIMFKNRLLFVNLHDIEKRKAHERALINAQQQADKARKGKEAFLANMSHEIRTPLNGIIGLGNLLAATEMTPGQKELIDMLRQSSGSLLNILNDILDISKIDEGKFSVIPTSTDLRAIAKGIIDLMTFKAEEKKLRLQFQVDNSVPECVMVDGMRLNQILLNLVGNALKFTEKGEVRLKMDYLAKVSSGHKIRFMVEDTGIGMSGEQLANIFSEYGQASENTSHQYGGTGLGLTISQKLARLMGSELEVNSRLNDGSQFFFTMILNDANQKSKEARVSISFHNLPPFSGKKVLVAEDNPINALLLKKYLKAWQLETTVVVNGREAVETLRQQLFDLVIMDTRMPEMDGFQAAWVARNDLKITTPILSLSATVLPEEIQQAYEAGMNDTLSKPFEPEKLHQKISLLLQEPA